A single genomic interval of Acetobacteraceae bacterium harbors:
- a CDS encoding MFS transporter, with translation MVAYTLSSVACAWATTMTLLAVARFFAALAASSCIVVPSAAVRDFATGDAASRLMSRLILIQGTVPVLAPMLGGFALEWVSWRAVFWLSAGYGVLSSVILIFLFPETLPLERRKNVHILALWQRFHAIIREPLFSRSSLIYGLSGFMFFAYLTAAPGIFQHLYRFSPAHYGMIFGICAVCMIGASQINSVLVGKVRSTRLFGWALSVTICSTLLLLIVAMIAVRYPEKAGTLRATTLPPFITLLITALSMTGIITPNTIVQVLKNHHQHAGSASALAGTIQYVFGAAVSFLIGSLPAASPLPMVALMFIAAILMGLVAARKPRTLPSPDILSVD, from the coding sequence ATGGTTGCTTATACGCTCAGCAGCGTGGCTTGTGCCTGGGCGACAACGATGACGCTTCTCGCGGTCGCACGGTTTTTTGCCGCGCTCGCCGCATCATCTTGCATCGTCGTCCCAAGCGCCGCCGTGCGTGATTTCGCAACAGGTGACGCAGCCTCACGATTAATGTCCCGCCTCATCCTTATCCAGGGGACTGTGCCAGTGCTTGCGCCGATGCTGGGTGGATTCGCGCTGGAGTGGGTCAGCTGGCGCGCGGTTTTCTGGCTATCCGCCGGATATGGTGTTCTCTCATCTGTGATCCTGATTTTTCTTTTTCCGGAAACACTGCCATTGGAGCGGCGCAAAAATGTGCATATTCTGGCTTTGTGGCAGCGCTTTCATGCCATCATCCGCGAACCTCTCTTTTCACGCAGTAGTTTGATTTATGGTTTAAGTGGTTTCATGTTTTTCGCTTATCTGACGGCTGCACCAGGCATCTTTCAGCATCTTTACCGGTTTTCCCCCGCGCATTACGGCATGATTTTCGGCATCTGCGCCGTATGTATGATCGGCGCCTCCCAGATCAACAGCGTGCTGGTGGGGAAAGTGCGCAGCACGCGCCTTTTCGGTTGGGCACTCTCTGTCACAATATGCAGCACATTGCTCTTGCTCATCGTAGCGATGATCGCGGTGCGTTACCCTGAAAAAGCGGGCACTCTGCGCGCGACGACGTTACCACCTTTCATCACCCTCCTGATCACGGCGCTGTCCATGACGGGGATCATCACGCCCAACACCATTGTGCAGGTCCTTAAAAACCATCATCAACATGCGGGAAGCGCCTCCGCGCTGGCAGGTACGATTCAATATGTGTTCGGCGCGGCGGTCTCCTTCCTGATCGGGTCATTGCCGGCGGCATCACCCCTCCCGATGGTGGCGCTGATGTTTATCGCCGCCATTCTGATGGGCCTCGTCGCGGCGCGAAAACCACGAACCCTCCCGTCACCTGACATTCTCAGCGTGGATTGA
- a CDS encoding response regulator, with protein MGPIIVLLVEDDASIALVVKTLLTRNGYEVHQCTNAEDALKSCEHIGPGLLMTDLHLKGQTDGLALIDRMRQNFSALPAILVSGDFTEGGNLDAGDAIIRLGKPFRAATMLAALARAQKKPV; from the coding sequence ATGGGTCCGATCATTGTCCTGCTTGTTGAGGATGACGCTTCTATCGCTCTTGTGGTCAAGACTCTCCTGACGCGGAATGGCTACGAGGTACATCAATGCACCAATGCTGAAGACGCCCTGAAAAGCTGCGAGCATATCGGGCCCGGTCTGCTTATGACCGACCTGCATCTTAAGGGTCAGACGGACGGATTGGCCCTCATCGACCGCATGCGCCAGAACTTCTCGGCTTTGCCTGCGATATTGGTTTCGGGCGACTTCACCGAGGGGGGCAACCTCGATGCGGGAGATGCCATTATTCGACTGGGCAAGCCCTTTCGCGCAGCGACGATGCTGGCCGCCCTTGCCCGCGCCCAGAAAAAACCGGTGTGA
- a CDS encoding adenine phosphoribosyltransferase yields the protein MTDTAYADPQPEINLKDFIRGVPDFPKPGILFYDISTLIRHADAWQIAIARMARAVAAFKPDILAGIESRGFLTAAPLAQRLGCGFIMLRKPGKLPGKTISLQYGLEYGADELHIQEDAIIPGQRVVVLDDLLATGGTLAASIALLRKVGAEVIGASVLIELTGLKGREKIDTDLNALISYDV from the coding sequence ATGACGGATACTGCCTACGCCGACCCCCAGCCGGAGATCAACCTCAAAGATTTCATTCGTGGCGTGCCGGACTTCCCGAAACCAGGCATTCTTTTCTATGATATCTCGACGCTGATCCGCCATGCCGATGCGTGGCAGATCGCGATAGCCCGCATGGCGCGTGCCGTTGCCGCTTTCAAACCGGATATCCTCGCCGGAATCGAGAGTCGCGGTTTCCTCACAGCAGCGCCGCTTGCGCAGCGACTGGGCTGCGGCTTCATCATGTTGCGCAAGCCTGGCAAACTTCCCGGTAAAACCATCTCGCTTCAGTACGGGCTGGAATATGGCGCTGACGAGCTCCACATCCAGGAAGATGCCATTATCCCCGGGCAACGTGTGGTCGTGCTGGATGATCTGCTTGCGACAGGCGGCACGCTGGCAGCCTCCATCGCCCTCTTGAGGAAAGTTGGGGCCGAGGTGATTGGTGCTTCCGTCCTGATTGAGCTGACTGGCCTTAAAGGCCGTGAGAAAATCGATACGGACCTGAACGCCCTGATTTCATACGATGTGTGA
- a CDS encoding nitroreductase family protein, protein MPPRPEAASKLSYALETMLAHRSVRAFLPDALPEGVLEWAIAAASSASTSSNMQAWSVIAIQDPAMRDLMAQLSGNQDHVRKAPVFLAWVADLSRLERAAQREDRPDIVLDYLDFFLVSVVDAALAAQNAAIAFEVAGLGITYIGGIRSHVKEVAEALALPPRSFVAFGMCVGWPNPAHPASIKPRLPQSVVLHHEKYVHQAEAGLIDAYDARVSAFQQEQNLPPRRWTAHAARQATDHAYVNKRKELHDVLQALGFPLT, encoded by the coding sequence ATGCCCCCGCGGCCTGAGGCCGCATCAAAACTCTCTTATGCTCTTGAAACAATGCTGGCGCATCGCTCCGTGCGTGCCTTCCTGCCGGACGCCCTGCCTGAAGGCGTGCTGGAATGGGCGATTGCCGCAGCTTCCTCGGCCTCGACCTCGTCCAATATGCAGGCATGGTCGGTCATTGCCATTCAAGATCCGGCGATGCGCGATCTTATGGCGCAATTATCCGGCAATCAGGATCACGTGCGCAAGGCGCCTGTTTTCCTCGCATGGGTAGCGGACCTCTCTCGTCTTGAACGCGCGGCGCAGCGGGAAGACAGGCCGGACATCGTGCTCGATTATCTCGATTTCTTCCTCGTTTCCGTTGTGGATGCCGCGCTCGCTGCGCAGAATGCCGCCATTGCGTTTGAGGTTGCCGGGCTGGGCATCACTTATATCGGCGGTATCCGTAGCCACGTGAAGGAAGTTGCAGAGGCCCTCGCACTGCCACCCCGGAGCTTCGTCGCTTTCGGCATGTGTGTCGGCTGGCCCAACCCGGCCCATCCGGCCAGCATCAAGCCGCGCCTGCCGCAAAGCGTCGTGCTCCATCATGAAAAATACGTTCATCAGGCAGAGGCGGGGCTGATCGACGCTTACGACGCGCGCGTCAGCGCTTTCCAGCAGGAGCAAAATCTCCCGCCTCGTCGGTGGACGGCGCACGCTGCCCGCCAGGCGACGGATCACGCTTATGTCAATAAACGTAAGGAGCTGCACGACGTGCTCCAGGCGCTCGGCTTTCCACTCACTTAA